Proteins encoded within one genomic window of Fuerstiella sp.:
- a CDS encoding PQQ-like beta-propeller repeat protein: MRSHVGTGAVVLMAWFLITADCPADKSTGTVNRLRFDSSLLDDTVFESRSHHRLFAAAQKAVAEGNYNAGFGVLLELFRKPHDSSRFITDDGPVVGTRSAAVQLLSSLPFSVRRRWDQFCKGHGSAQLTKALQSESRLALAQIATAYPCSSVAADALITDVLLALKTQDITEAQMAIRQLQELLPLSILTRSRTTLIRRLSAAIEAEQKSFAAIPKDAAGSIRRSLDPKPIWYWSDNAWTHPQGPDLLPKRNIGSQFHHRTGWQQPVLNDETVILRSPAGIVCLDRFSGEQQWFLPLSSVAAPRRTNDVATDPIFELASDPLRRLETAGDLIYFVDGQRSAPVDSPRGIPSRLVLEPGATNLVAVRNGRFPVVLWQVTGEDKNIATSMHGSSHSRRNFRYRLKTAPDRPHTAAPYPEHDLSVSADPRFAGHLFLSAPKIFAGRLYVTTLYDGITWLNCLSAAHGTLTWQQPLTWLGGDFDNRKESSAVVGGITNDTVICLFGNGLIAACSPIDGHIEWIQSVRFEDESAQDIQHFGAGLRADSRHVPQTAAGTEFGELWMMLSPAGIICARRGSHGITCLDTHTGEIRWAISRGVRNGPAAGQQDLACIGLIGSRLITAGYGHCRAINVTDGSETWARPLGNHGARICTDELAVYVALNSGRLLTIDGNTGCVIGVQELNLSQTGPGFVIDLTGIVETSAWSARAWQWRTQSDNSPHLTAQKALDCLTAHRLNQLHLTTPDSGWAAAHSLKNCYDVVNSSILSPVQLLKQALIRPGTPGQRTILREHLNTTPDRLIDLIPGWTVPLHTAVRTLETDTQDTVQPNSPGESVLRPNHLGATDSQFAAAKNLIHDNQLSRAELLLLNMDTGTNSADAVQRDELLRTVRNSAMAPGMRRTTPVASVKSEVHVESSHTDGFRLNDIAMSYQKFRLRSPAASVPTWSQSLFITFIPSPLRNNLGIAPHIGLIDLGRGIETAWEPLSNIRFPAGVSYTGDWNSPGLVVVARQQRLGVISLLNDAPLTPLWTRPYDSDAAGLAIAITARQLVVSTNSGVQSLHPLTGKLLWSRDWTKSCDLHHLEGQFLKVYCSDEHLILLSSLGTGYVVLRAADGAVVRQGSRGTGKLSRVIDEYLLTKTASDTLEIINLVTGNSIPVDPSVQPISDFHSGGMLGQSKAMVMTADSHFIILDPASGNMDTRIDISHDFSAAEHPLLSPLVFHRSGLTYVALSVRNWRSPYVPVSVFGEAVTGRGVLICIDPTTGEELWRQNRNSVVIPPVFGDPCPFLVLWSPNYTSGRRQFTFPDGRRHTSLEIKVLDSFTGQLVARHQQPYAARPLQVLHDATGQEITITTDQSTVGVSYSQ; encoded by the coding sequence ATGCGGAGCCACGTGGGAACCGGTGCCGTAGTTCTGATGGCGTGGTTCCTGATTACTGCCGACTGTCCGGCTGACAAATCCACCGGAACCGTCAATCGCCTGAGATTCGATTCGTCCCTGCTCGACGACACCGTTTTTGAGTCGAGGTCGCATCACCGACTGTTCGCGGCAGCTCAGAAGGCTGTTGCCGAAGGCAATTACAACGCCGGTTTCGGTGTTCTGCTCGAACTCTTTCGAAAACCGCACGACAGCAGCCGCTTCATAACAGACGACGGTCCCGTGGTCGGCACACGTTCCGCAGCGGTGCAATTGCTGTCAAGTCTTCCGTTCTCTGTCCGCCGCCGCTGGGACCAGTTCTGTAAGGGACACGGCAGTGCTCAACTTACCAAAGCGCTGCAGTCTGAAAGCCGACTCGCACTGGCTCAAATTGCGACTGCATATCCCTGTAGTTCTGTCGCAGCCGACGCCCTCATCACTGACGTCCTCCTGGCACTCAAAACCCAGGACATCACAGAAGCCCAAATGGCGATACGGCAACTGCAGGAGTTACTGCCTTTATCAATTCTGACCAGGTCCCGAACAACACTGATTCGCAGGCTGAGCGCTGCCATTGAGGCCGAACAGAAATCATTCGCAGCAATACCAAAAGACGCAGCTGGCAGTATCCGGCGTTCCCTGGATCCGAAACCGATCTGGTACTGGAGTGACAACGCGTGGACACACCCCCAGGGACCGGACCTACTGCCAAAACGTAACATCGGCAGTCAGTTTCATCATAGGACCGGCTGGCAACAACCGGTTCTTAACGACGAGACCGTAATATTGCGCAGTCCCGCCGGGATCGTCTGTCTGGATCGGTTCTCCGGAGAACAACAGTGGTTTCTTCCATTGTCATCTGTTGCTGCTCCGCGCAGAACGAACGACGTGGCAACAGATCCTATTTTCGAGCTCGCAAGTGATCCCCTTCGGCGACTCGAAACAGCCGGCGACTTAATCTACTTCGTGGACGGTCAGCGATCTGCACCTGTTGATTCGCCTCGCGGAATTCCTTCCCGTCTGGTGCTGGAACCGGGTGCCACAAACCTGGTTGCGGTCAGAAACGGCCGGTTCCCGGTTGTGTTGTGGCAGGTGACAGGTGAGGACAAAAACATCGCGACCTCAATGCATGGATCATCACACAGCCGCCGGAATTTCCGGTATCGTTTAAAAACAGCACCTGATCGTCCACACACCGCTGCTCCATACCCGGAACATGATCTGTCTGTCTCAGCAGACCCGCGTTTCGCAGGTCATTTGTTCCTTAGCGCTCCGAAAATCTTCGCGGGACGGCTGTATGTAACTACTCTCTATGACGGGATAACCTGGCTCAACTGTCTTTCCGCTGCACACGGAACCTTAACCTGGCAGCAGCCGCTGACCTGGCTTGGAGGAGACTTCGATAATCGGAAAGAGAGTTCGGCTGTGGTTGGGGGAATTACAAATGACACGGTCATTTGTCTGTTTGGTAACGGTTTGATCGCGGCCTGCAGCCCGATCGACGGGCATATTGAGTGGATTCAGAGTGTTCGTTTCGAAGATGAATCAGCCCAGGACATTCAGCATTTTGGGGCTGGACTTCGGGCAGACAGCAGACATGTCCCGCAGACAGCCGCCGGAACTGAATTTGGCGAGCTGTGGATGATGTTGTCACCTGCAGGTATCATCTGTGCCCGACGTGGATCGCACGGGATCACCTGCCTGGACACTCATACAGGGGAAATTCGGTGGGCGATATCACGCGGAGTGCGGAACGGGCCAGCTGCCGGTCAACAGGATCTGGCGTGTATTGGCCTGATCGGTTCCCGACTGATCACAGCGGGCTACGGACATTGCAGAGCCATCAATGTCACCGATGGCTCAGAGACATGGGCACGTCCTTTAGGAAATCATGGCGCCAGGATCTGCACCGATGAACTGGCTGTATACGTCGCACTCAACAGCGGCCGCCTGTTGACAATAGACGGAAACACCGGTTGTGTTATCGGTGTTCAGGAATTGAATTTATCTCAAACCGGCCCAGGGTTTGTGATTGACCTGACTGGTATCGTGGAAACTTCCGCATGGAGCGCTCGTGCATGGCAGTGGCGCACTCAATCAGACAATTCGCCACACCTTACTGCCCAGAAAGCTCTCGACTGTCTGACAGCACATCGCCTGAATCAACTGCATCTGACAACCCCCGATTCAGGCTGGGCAGCAGCCCACTCCCTTAAAAACTGCTACGACGTAGTCAATTCCAGCATCCTCTCCCCCGTTCAATTACTCAAACAGGCACTAATACGGCCCGGAACACCGGGTCAGCGAACCATTCTCAGAGAGCACCTGAATACGACTCCTGACCGGCTGATCGATCTTATTCCCGGCTGGACGGTACCACTCCACACTGCTGTTCGAACGCTTGAAACAGATACACAAGACACCGTTCAGCCTAACAGTCCGGGTGAGTCAGTTCTGCGACCAAACCATTTGGGAGCTACGGATTCTCAGTTTGCAGCTGCGAAGAACTTGATCCACGATAATCAACTGAGCAGAGCTGAACTGCTCCTGCTCAACATGGATACAGGTACGAATTCTGCCGACGCTGTCCAGCGAGACGAACTGCTGAGGACCGTAAGGAACTCTGCGATGGCTCCAGGCATGCGGCGAACTACCCCGGTGGCGTCCGTTAAATCCGAAGTTCACGTCGAATCTTCACATACCGATGGTTTTCGACTGAATGACATCGCGATGAGTTATCAGAAATTTCGACTGCGCTCCCCGGCAGCATCCGTACCGACCTGGAGTCAATCGCTGTTCATTACATTTATTCCGTCCCCACTGCGCAACAATCTGGGTATCGCGCCTCATATTGGTTTAATTGATCTGGGTCGTGGTATTGAAACTGCCTGGGAGCCGCTTTCGAATATTCGTTTTCCTGCCGGGGTCAGTTATACGGGAGACTGGAACAGTCCAGGGCTCGTCGTCGTGGCACGTCAGCAGCGTCTTGGTGTAATTTCTCTTTTGAATGACGCACCACTCACCCCGCTGTGGACTCGCCCTTACGACAGCGATGCGGCAGGTCTGGCAATTGCAATCACTGCTCGCCAGCTTGTTGTTTCCACAAACAGCGGCGTACAAAGCCTTCATCCACTGACGGGTAAACTACTCTGGTCGCGGGACTGGACAAAAAGCTGCGACCTTCACCATCTGGAAGGTCAGTTTCTAAAAGTTTACTGCTCCGATGAACACCTCATTCTGTTGTCATCTCTGGGTACGGGGTACGTCGTGCTGCGTGCTGCGGACGGAGCAGTTGTCAGACAGGGTTCACGTGGTACCGGAAAACTCTCGCGAGTCATTGATGAGTACCTGCTCACGAAGACAGCATCCGACACTCTGGAAATCATTAATCTGGTCACCGGCAACTCCATTCCTGTCGATCCGTCCGTGCAACCAATCTCGGACTTTCATTCAGGCGGAATGCTGGGGCAAAGCAAAGCCATGGTGATGACCGCCGACTCACATTTCATCATTCTGGACCCGGCTTCCGGAAATATGGACACCCGTATCGATATCTCCCACGACTTCAGTGCTGCCGAACACCCTCTGCTCTCTCCCCTGGTCTTTCACCGATCCGGTTTAACCTACGTCGCACTTTCAGTCAGAAACTGGAGGTCTCCGTATGTGCCTGTTTCGGTATTCGGAGAAGCAGTCACCGGGCGGGGTGTTCTGATTTGTATTGATCCGACTACCGGCGAGGAACTTTGGCGACAAAATCGAAATTCTGTAGTCATTCCCCCCGTTTTCGGCGATCCTTGTCCATTTCTGGTTCTTTGGTCACCGAACTACACGAGTGGGCGAAGGCAGTTTACGTTCCCGGACGGACGTCGGCATACTTCACTCGAAATCAAGGTTCTGGATTCATTTACCGGACAATTGGTGGCCCGACATCAGCAACCATATGCCGCTCGTCCACTGCAGGTACTCCATGATGCAACCGGGCAGGAAATCACTATCACAACAGACCAGTCAACAGTCGGTGTCAGTTATTCGCAGTAA
- the zwf gene encoding glucose-6-phosphate dehydrogenase yields the protein MLQILFVKTWSMSAQATTDESTILIFGASGDLTARMLVPALFALFRQGYVRRGPIIGVARRSKTDAEFRSQLRETVLDAPDEETSKDWNRFEQLLHYVQVDLSDQAAYGGLAEAATEIETQHGSPQPAPRVVYLATAPSLFDDAVSGLHYSGLIPPLEHKERLRVVVEKPFGHDLLSAEKLNHTLTRRLHEDQIYRIDHYLGKETVQNILLFRFGNSIFEPLLNRNHVDNIQITVAESIGMERGRGAFYDTAGAVRDVLQNHLLQLLCLVAMEPPALFEARQIRDEKMKVLQALRPGSDVSVNHWVVRGQYSAGLVDRKPARAYREEDRVPPTSNCETYVAMNVGIDNWRWEGVPFFLRTGKRLPERVTEIVIQFKQPPLNLFSTVECDGDLCDLVETQPNQLVLRIQPRESIFLRFSTKRPGMQYHVEPVVMDFDYEDHFSADLPGAYERLLLDVMRGDSTLFTRSDELLAAWKFVTPVLQAWEKRPSSPEFYNAGTWGPPAADRLVSENGRRWREPRPVE from the coding sequence ATGCTCCAGATCCTTTTCGTGAAAACATGGTCTATGTCCGCACAGGCAACCACCGATGAATCTACCATTCTCATCTTCGGAGCTTCCGGTGACCTTACAGCACGTATGCTCGTCCCGGCACTGTTTGCCCTGTTCCGACAGGGATACGTGCGCCGCGGTCCGATCATCGGTGTGGCCCGACGGAGTAAGACGGACGCCGAGTTCCGATCGCAACTCAGAGAAACCGTTCTGGATGCACCGGACGAAGAAACGTCAAAAGACTGGAATCGATTTGAACAACTGCTGCACTACGTTCAGGTTGACCTGTCAGATCAGGCCGCTTACGGGGGACTCGCAGAAGCTGCAACTGAGATCGAAACGCAACACGGATCACCTCAGCCCGCCCCGCGGGTGGTGTATCTGGCTACAGCTCCGTCTTTGTTTGACGATGCCGTTTCCGGATTACATTACTCCGGACTGATCCCTCCACTGGAACACAAAGAACGTCTGCGCGTCGTGGTGGAAAAACCGTTCGGTCATGACCTGCTGTCAGCTGAAAAACTCAATCACACGCTGACCCGCCGACTACACGAAGATCAGATTTACCGTATTGATCATTATCTCGGGAAAGAAACCGTCCAGAACATACTGCTGTTCCGATTCGGAAACTCAATCTTTGAACCGCTTCTCAACCGCAATCATGTCGACAATATACAAATCACGGTTGCTGAAAGCATTGGAATGGAACGTGGACGCGGGGCATTTTATGACACCGCCGGAGCAGTGCGCGACGTACTGCAGAATCATCTGCTGCAGTTACTGTGTCTGGTTGCAATGGAACCTCCGGCACTTTTTGAGGCGCGTCAGATCCGGGACGAAAAAATGAAGGTTTTGCAGGCCCTGCGTCCTGGTTCAGATGTATCGGTCAATCACTGGGTGGTCCGGGGACAGTACTCTGCGGGGCTCGTTGATCGGAAACCTGCACGTGCCTACCGGGAAGAAGATCGAGTCCCCCCAACGTCCAATTGCGAAACCTATGTGGCAATGAACGTCGGGATTGATAACTGGCGATGGGAAGGAGTTCCGTTCTTCCTGAGAACCGGCAAACGTCTTCCGGAACGTGTCACCGAAATCGTCATCCAGTTCAAGCAGCCTCCCCTGAACCTGTTCAGCACAGTCGAATGTGATGGTGACCTGTGCGATCTGGTGGAGACACAGCCAAATCAGCTTGTACTGCGGATTCAGCCCCGGGAATCCATCTTCCTCAGGTTCTCGACAAAACGTCCCGGAATGCAGTACCACGTAGAGCCGGTTGTAATGGACTTCGATTACGAGGATCACTTTTCGGCAGATCTGCCGGGCGCTTATGAACGTCTGCTGCTGGATGTAATGAGAGGCGATTCCACTCTGTTCACACGCAGTGACGAATTGCTGGCAGCATGGAAATTCGTCACTCCGGTCCTGCAGGCCTGGGAAAAACGTCCATCGTCACCCGAGTTTTACAATGCCGGGACATGGGGGCCGCCGGCGGCCGATCGACTGGTATCAGAAAATGGTCGCCGATGGAGAGAACCCCGCCCGGTTGAATGA
- a CDS encoding cyclase family protein gives MRVKIRHKPHRKAKWLLRMLGLPFRLFPHGFIGWSDDTIEKMGVHSTTHIDAPWHYGPVCEGKPAKTIDEVPLDWCFGDGIVVDMKHKADCEVITSSDIRTYLSEHGLKLQPAMIVLIKTGRDRYMGTPDFFRKGTGMSAEATRWLIDQGIRVMGIDQWGWDLPLPYMIRKARETKHNELFWEAHLVGRDREYCHMEQLTNLDALPHSGFKIAVFPLKLVGASAAPARVVAMIDT, from the coding sequence ATGAGGGTCAAAATCCGGCACAAACCACATCGAAAAGCAAAGTGGTTGTTACGAATGCTGGGATTGCCGTTCCGGCTGTTCCCCCACGGATTTATCGGCTGGTCGGACGATACCATCGAAAAGATGGGAGTTCATTCCACAACACACATCGATGCCCCCTGGCACTACGGCCCCGTCTGCGAAGGAAAACCGGCAAAAACAATAGACGAAGTCCCGCTGGACTGGTGCTTCGGAGATGGCATTGTGGTCGACATGAAACACAAAGCCGACTGCGAAGTGATTACGTCATCCGACATTCGCACGTATCTAAGCGAACACGGACTTAAATTGCAGCCCGCCATGATTGTACTGATTAAGACCGGTCGGGACCGGTACATGGGTACGCCGGATTTTTTTCGCAAGGGTACCGGTATGTCAGCCGAAGCCACTCGATGGCTAATCGACCAGGGTATCCGGGTCATGGGAATCGATCAGTGGGGCTGGGATCTCCCCCTGCCTTATATGATCCGCAAAGCCAGGGAAACCAAGCACAACGAGTTATTTTGGGAAGCACACCTCGTCGGCCGGGATCGCGAATATTGTCATATGGAACAACTGACAAACCTGGATGCTCTGCCACATTCCGGATTCAAAATCGCTGTGTTTCCACTGAAACTGGTTGGCGCGTCTGCGGCCCCGGCCCGTGTGGTAGCCATGATCGACACCTGA